The proteins below come from a single Balaenoptera acutorostrata chromosome 2, mBalAcu1.1, whole genome shotgun sequence genomic window:
- the P4HA2 gene encoding prolyl 4-hydroxylase subunit alpha-2 isoform X1: MKLWVSMLLVAWFGVLGCVQAEFFTSIGHMTDLIYAEKDLVLSLKEYILVEEAKLSKIKSWANKMEALTSKSAADPEGYLSHPVNAYKLVKRLNTDWPALEDLVLQNSAAGFIANLSVQRQFFPTDEDETGAAKALMRLQDTYKLDPDTISKGELPGTKYQAVLSVDDCFGMGRSAYNEGDYYHTVLWMEQVLKQLDAGEEATTSKAQVLDYLSYAVFQLGDLHRALELTRRLLSLDPSHERAGGNLRYFERLLEEEREKMLLNHTEAELAPQEGIYERPVDYLPERDIYESLCRGEGVKLTPRRQKRLFCRYHHGNGTPQLLIAPFKEEDEWDSPHIVRYYDVMSDEEIERIKEIAKPKLARATVRDPKTGVLTVASYRVSKSSWLEEDDDPVVARVNLRMQHITGLTVKTAELLQVANYGMGGQYEPHFDFSRGPLFVAGEAQVQSQVQPGCFPCEKDEQDAFKRLGTGNRVATFLNYMSDVEAGGATVFPDLGAALWPKKGTAVFWYNLLRSGEGDYRTRHAACPVLVGCKWVSNKWFHERGQEFLRPCGSTEVD, encoded by the exons ATGAAACTCTGGGTATCCATGTTGCTGGTGGCCTGGTTTGGTGTCCTGGGCTGTGTGCAGGCTGAATTCTTTACTTCTATTG GGCACATGACAGACCTGATTTATGCAGAGAAGGACCTAGTGCTGTCCCTGAAGGAGTACATCTTGGTGGAGGAAGCCAAGCTCTCCAAGATTAAGAG CTGGGCCAACAAAATGGAAGCCCTGACCAGCAAGTCAGCTGCTGACCCTGAAGGCTACCTGTCCCACCCTGTGAATGCCTATAAACTGGTGAAGCGGCTAAACACAGACTGGCCTGCGCTGGAGGACCTTGTCCTGCAGAACTCAGCTGCAG GCTTTATTGCCAACCTGTCAGTGCAGCGACAGTTCTTTCCCACTGATGAAGATGAAACGGGAGCCGCCAAGGCCTTGATGAGACTTCAGGACACATACAAACTGGACCCAGACACAATTTCCAAAGGGGAGCTTCCAG GAACCAAGTACCAAGCAGTGCTGAGTGTGGACGACTGCTTTGGGATGGGCCGCTCGGCCTACAATGAAGGAGACTATTACCACACAGTGCTGTGGATGGAACAGGTGCTGAAGCAGCTCGATGCAGGGGAGGAGGCCACCACATCCAAGGCCCAGGTGCTGGACTATCTGAGCTATGCCGTCTTCCAGTTGGGTGACCTGCACCGTGCCCTGGAGCTCACCCGCCGACTGCTCTCCCTTG ACCCGAGCCATGAACGAGCTGGAGGGAATCTGCGCTACTTTGAACGGTTgttggaggaagaaagagaaaagatgttATTGAATCACACAGAAGCTGAGCTAGCACCCCAGGAAGGCATATATGAGAGGCCTGTGGACTACCTGCCCGAGAGGGATATCTACGAGAGCCTCTGTCGTGGGGAGGGTGTCAAACTG ACACCCCGAAGGCAGAAGAGGCTTTTCTGTAGGTACCACCATGGCAACGGGACACCACAGCTGCTCATCGCCCCTTTCAAAGAGGAGGATGAGTGGGACAGTCCACACATCGTCAGGTACTACGATGTCATGTCTGACGAGGAAATCGAGAGGATCAAGGAAATTGCAAAACCCAAA CTTGCACGAGCCACTGTTCGTGATCCCAAGACAGGTGTTCTCACTGTTGCCAGCTACAGAGTTTCCAAAAG CTCCTGGCTGGAGGAGGATGACGACCCTGTTGTGGCTCGGGTGAATCTTCGGATGCAGCACATCACAGGCCTAACAGTAAAGACTGCAGAATTGTTGCAG GTTGCTAATTATGGAATGGGAGGACAGTATGAGCCACACTTTGACTTCTCTAGG GGCCCCCTCTTTGTTGCTGGAGAAGCCCAAGTCCAGAGCCAAGTGCAGCCCGGCTGTTTCCCCTGTGAG AAGGATGAGCAAGATGCTTTCAAGCGTTTAGGGACGGGGAATCGTGTGGCCACGTTCTTAAACTAC ATGAGTGATGTGGAAGCTGGTGGTGCCACTGTCTTTCCTGATCTGGGGGCTGCACTTTGGCCTAAGAAG GGCACGGCTGTATTCTGGTACAACCTCCTGCGGAGTGGGGAAGGTGACTACCGAACGAGACATGCTGCCTGCCCCGTGCTTGTGGGCTGCAAGTGGG TCTCCAATAAGTGGTTCCATGAACGAGGACAGGAGTTCTTGAGGCCATGTGGATCAACAGAAGTTGACTGA
- the P4HA2 gene encoding prolyl 4-hydroxylase subunit alpha-2 isoform X3, whose protein sequence is MKLWVSMLLVAWFGVLGCVQAEFFTSIGHMTDLIYAEKDLVLSLKEYILVEEAKLSKIKSWANKMEALTSKSAADPEGYLSHPVNAYKLVKRLNTDWPALEDLVLQNSAAGFIANLSVQRQFFPTDEDETGAAKALMRLQDTYKLDPDTISKGELPGTKYQAVLSVDDCFGMGRSAYNEGDYYHTVLWMEQVLKQLDAGEEATTSKAQVLDYLSYAVFQLGDLHRALELTRRLLSLDPSHERAGGNLRYFERLLEEEREKMLLNHTEAELAPQEGIYERPVDYLPERDIYESLCRGEGVKLTPRRQKRLFCRYHHGNGTPQLLIAPFKEEDEWDSPHIVRYYDVMSDEEIERIKEIAKPKLARATVRDPKTGVLTVASYRVSKSSWLEEDDDPVVARVNLRMQHITGLTVKTAELLQVANYGMGGQYEPHFDFSRKDEQDAFKRLGTGNRVATFLNYMSDVEAGGATVFPDLGAALWPKKGTAVFWYNLLRSGEGDYRTRHAACPVLVGCKWVSNKWFHERGQEFLRPCGSTEVD, encoded by the exons ATGAAACTCTGGGTATCCATGTTGCTGGTGGCCTGGTTTGGTGTCCTGGGCTGTGTGCAGGCTGAATTCTTTACTTCTATTG GGCACATGACAGACCTGATTTATGCAGAGAAGGACCTAGTGCTGTCCCTGAAGGAGTACATCTTGGTGGAGGAAGCCAAGCTCTCCAAGATTAAGAG CTGGGCCAACAAAATGGAAGCCCTGACCAGCAAGTCAGCTGCTGACCCTGAAGGCTACCTGTCCCACCCTGTGAATGCCTATAAACTGGTGAAGCGGCTAAACACAGACTGGCCTGCGCTGGAGGACCTTGTCCTGCAGAACTCAGCTGCAG GCTTTATTGCCAACCTGTCAGTGCAGCGACAGTTCTTTCCCACTGATGAAGATGAAACGGGAGCCGCCAAGGCCTTGATGAGACTTCAGGACACATACAAACTGGACCCAGACACAATTTCCAAAGGGGAGCTTCCAG GAACCAAGTACCAAGCAGTGCTGAGTGTGGACGACTGCTTTGGGATGGGCCGCTCGGCCTACAATGAAGGAGACTATTACCACACAGTGCTGTGGATGGAACAGGTGCTGAAGCAGCTCGATGCAGGGGAGGAGGCCACCACATCCAAGGCCCAGGTGCTGGACTATCTGAGCTATGCCGTCTTCCAGTTGGGTGACCTGCACCGTGCCCTGGAGCTCACCCGCCGACTGCTCTCCCTTG ACCCGAGCCATGAACGAGCTGGAGGGAATCTGCGCTACTTTGAACGGTTgttggaggaagaaagagaaaagatgttATTGAATCACACAGAAGCTGAGCTAGCACCCCAGGAAGGCATATATGAGAGGCCTGTGGACTACCTGCCCGAGAGGGATATCTACGAGAGCCTCTGTCGTGGGGAGGGTGTCAAACTG ACACCCCGAAGGCAGAAGAGGCTTTTCTGTAGGTACCACCATGGCAACGGGACACCACAGCTGCTCATCGCCCCTTTCAAAGAGGAGGATGAGTGGGACAGTCCACACATCGTCAGGTACTACGATGTCATGTCTGACGAGGAAATCGAGAGGATCAAGGAAATTGCAAAACCCAAA CTTGCACGAGCCACTGTTCGTGATCCCAAGACAGGTGTTCTCACTGTTGCCAGCTACAGAGTTTCCAAAAG CTCCTGGCTGGAGGAGGATGACGACCCTGTTGTGGCTCGGGTGAATCTTCGGATGCAGCACATCACAGGCCTAACAGTAAAGACTGCAGAATTGTTGCAG GTTGCTAATTATGGAATGGGAGGACAGTATGAGCCACACTTTGACTTCTCTAGG AAGGATGAGCAAGATGCTTTCAAGCGTTTAGGGACGGGGAATCGTGTGGCCACGTTCTTAAACTAC ATGAGTGATGTGGAAGCTGGTGGTGCCACTGTCTTTCCTGATCTGGGGGCTGCACTTTGGCCTAAGAAG GGCACGGCTGTATTCTGGTACAACCTCCTGCGGAGTGGGGAAGGTGACTACCGAACGAGACATGCTGCCTGCCCCGTGCTTGTGGGCTGCAAGTGGG TCTCCAATAAGTGGTTCCATGAACGAGGACAGGAGTTCTTGAGGCCATGTGGATCAACAGAAGTTGACTGA
- the P4HA2 gene encoding prolyl 4-hydroxylase subunit alpha-2 isoform X5, whose amino-acid sequence MKLWVSMLLVAWFGVLGCVQAEFFTSIGHMTDLIYAEKDLVLSLKEYILVEEAKLSKIKSWANKMEALTSKSAADPEGYLSHPVNAYKLVKRLNTDWPALEDLVLQNSAAGFIANLSVQRQFFPTDEDETGAAKALMRLQDTYKLDPDTISKGELPGTKYQAVLSVDDCFGMGRSAYNEGDYYHTVLWMEQVLKQLDAGEEATTSKAQVLDYLSYAVFQLGDLHRALELTRRLLSLDPSHERAGGNLRYFERLLEEEREKMLLNHTEAELAPQEGIYERPVDYLPERDIYESLCRGEGVKLTPRRQKRLFCRYHHGNGTPQLLIAPFKEEDEWDSPHIVRYYDVMSDEEIERIKEIAKPKLARATVRDPKTGVLTVASYRVSKSSWLEEDDDPVVARVNLRMQHITGLTVKTAELLQMSDVEAGGATVFPDLGAALWPKKGTAVFWYNLLRSGEGDYRTRHAACPVLVGCKWVSNKWFHERGQEFLRPCGSTEVD is encoded by the exons ATGAAACTCTGGGTATCCATGTTGCTGGTGGCCTGGTTTGGTGTCCTGGGCTGTGTGCAGGCTGAATTCTTTACTTCTATTG GGCACATGACAGACCTGATTTATGCAGAGAAGGACCTAGTGCTGTCCCTGAAGGAGTACATCTTGGTGGAGGAAGCCAAGCTCTCCAAGATTAAGAG CTGGGCCAACAAAATGGAAGCCCTGACCAGCAAGTCAGCTGCTGACCCTGAAGGCTACCTGTCCCACCCTGTGAATGCCTATAAACTGGTGAAGCGGCTAAACACAGACTGGCCTGCGCTGGAGGACCTTGTCCTGCAGAACTCAGCTGCAG GCTTTATTGCCAACCTGTCAGTGCAGCGACAGTTCTTTCCCACTGATGAAGATGAAACGGGAGCCGCCAAGGCCTTGATGAGACTTCAGGACACATACAAACTGGACCCAGACACAATTTCCAAAGGGGAGCTTCCAG GAACCAAGTACCAAGCAGTGCTGAGTGTGGACGACTGCTTTGGGATGGGCCGCTCGGCCTACAATGAAGGAGACTATTACCACACAGTGCTGTGGATGGAACAGGTGCTGAAGCAGCTCGATGCAGGGGAGGAGGCCACCACATCCAAGGCCCAGGTGCTGGACTATCTGAGCTATGCCGTCTTCCAGTTGGGTGACCTGCACCGTGCCCTGGAGCTCACCCGCCGACTGCTCTCCCTTG ACCCGAGCCATGAACGAGCTGGAGGGAATCTGCGCTACTTTGAACGGTTgttggaggaagaaagagaaaagatgttATTGAATCACACAGAAGCTGAGCTAGCACCCCAGGAAGGCATATATGAGAGGCCTGTGGACTACCTGCCCGAGAGGGATATCTACGAGAGCCTCTGTCGTGGGGAGGGTGTCAAACTG ACACCCCGAAGGCAGAAGAGGCTTTTCTGTAGGTACCACCATGGCAACGGGACACCACAGCTGCTCATCGCCCCTTTCAAAGAGGAGGATGAGTGGGACAGTCCACACATCGTCAGGTACTACGATGTCATGTCTGACGAGGAAATCGAGAGGATCAAGGAAATTGCAAAACCCAAA CTTGCACGAGCCACTGTTCGTGATCCCAAGACAGGTGTTCTCACTGTTGCCAGCTACAGAGTTTCCAAAAG CTCCTGGCTGGAGGAGGATGACGACCCTGTTGTGGCTCGGGTGAATCTTCGGATGCAGCACATCACAGGCCTAACAGTAAAGACTGCAGAATTGTTGCAG ATGAGTGATGTGGAAGCTGGTGGTGCCACTGTCTTTCCTGATCTGGGGGCTGCACTTTGGCCTAAGAAG GGCACGGCTGTATTCTGGTACAACCTCCTGCGGAGTGGGGAAGGTGACTACCGAACGAGACATGCTGCCTGCCCCGTGCTTGTGGGCTGCAAGTGGG TCTCCAATAAGTGGTTCCATGAACGAGGACAGGAGTTCTTGAGGCCATGTGGATCAACAGAAGTTGACTGA
- the P4HA2 gene encoding prolyl 4-hydroxylase subunit alpha-2 isoform X4 — protein sequence MKLWVSMLLVAWFGVLGCVQAEFFTSIGHMTDLIYAEKDLVLSLKEYILVEEAKLSKIKSWANKMEALTSKSAADPEGYLSHPVNAYKLVKRLNTDWPALEDLVLQNSAAGFIANLSVQRQFFPTDEDETGAAKALMRLQDTYKLDPDTISKGELPGTKYQAVLSVDDCFGMGRSAYNEGDYYHTVLWMEQVLKQLDAGEEATTSKAQVLDYLSYAVFQLGDLHRALELTRRLLSLDPSHERAGGNLRYFERLLEEEREKMLLNHTEAELAPQEGIYERPVDYLPERDIYESLCRGEGVKLTPRRQKRLFCRYHHGNGTPQLLIAPFKEEDEWDSPHIVRYYDVMSDEEIERIKEIAKPKLARATVRDPKTGVLTVASYRVSKSSWLEEDDDPVVARVNLRMQHITGLTVKTAELLQVANYGMGGQYEPHFDFSRRPFDSGLKTEGNRLATFLNYMSDVEAGGATVFPDLGAALWPKKGTAVFWYNLLRSGEGDYRTRHAACPVLVGCKWVSNKWFHERGQEFLRPCGSTEVD from the exons ATGAAACTCTGGGTATCCATGTTGCTGGTGGCCTGGTTTGGTGTCCTGGGCTGTGTGCAGGCTGAATTCTTTACTTCTATTG GGCACATGACAGACCTGATTTATGCAGAGAAGGACCTAGTGCTGTCCCTGAAGGAGTACATCTTGGTGGAGGAAGCCAAGCTCTCCAAGATTAAGAG CTGGGCCAACAAAATGGAAGCCCTGACCAGCAAGTCAGCTGCTGACCCTGAAGGCTACCTGTCCCACCCTGTGAATGCCTATAAACTGGTGAAGCGGCTAAACACAGACTGGCCTGCGCTGGAGGACCTTGTCCTGCAGAACTCAGCTGCAG GCTTTATTGCCAACCTGTCAGTGCAGCGACAGTTCTTTCCCACTGATGAAGATGAAACGGGAGCCGCCAAGGCCTTGATGAGACTTCAGGACACATACAAACTGGACCCAGACACAATTTCCAAAGGGGAGCTTCCAG GAACCAAGTACCAAGCAGTGCTGAGTGTGGACGACTGCTTTGGGATGGGCCGCTCGGCCTACAATGAAGGAGACTATTACCACACAGTGCTGTGGATGGAACAGGTGCTGAAGCAGCTCGATGCAGGGGAGGAGGCCACCACATCCAAGGCCCAGGTGCTGGACTATCTGAGCTATGCCGTCTTCCAGTTGGGTGACCTGCACCGTGCCCTGGAGCTCACCCGCCGACTGCTCTCCCTTG ACCCGAGCCATGAACGAGCTGGAGGGAATCTGCGCTACTTTGAACGGTTgttggaggaagaaagagaaaagatgttATTGAATCACACAGAAGCTGAGCTAGCACCCCAGGAAGGCATATATGAGAGGCCTGTGGACTACCTGCCCGAGAGGGATATCTACGAGAGCCTCTGTCGTGGGGAGGGTGTCAAACTG ACACCCCGAAGGCAGAAGAGGCTTTTCTGTAGGTACCACCATGGCAACGGGACACCACAGCTGCTCATCGCCCCTTTCAAAGAGGAGGATGAGTGGGACAGTCCACACATCGTCAGGTACTACGATGTCATGTCTGACGAGGAAATCGAGAGGATCAAGGAAATTGCAAAACCCAAA CTTGCACGAGCCACTGTTCGTGATCCCAAGACAGGTGTTCTCACTGTTGCCAGCTACAGAGTTTCCAAAAG CTCCTGGCTGGAGGAGGATGACGACCCTGTTGTGGCTCGGGTGAATCTTCGGATGCAGCACATCACAGGCCTAACAGTAAAGACTGCAGAATTGTTGCAG GTTGCTAATTATGGAATGGGAGGACAGTATGAGCCACACTTTGACTTCTCTAGG CGACCTTTTGACAGCGGCCTCAAAACGGAGGGAAATAGGTTAGCGACGTTTCTTAACTAT ATGAGTGATGTGGAAGCTGGTGGTGCCACTGTCTTTCCTGATCTGGGGGCTGCACTTTGGCCTAAGAAG GGCACGGCTGTATTCTGGTACAACCTCCTGCGGAGTGGGGAAGGTGACTACCGAACGAGACATGCTGCCTGCCCCGTGCTTGTGGGCTGCAAGTGGG TCTCCAATAAGTGGTTCCATGAACGAGGACAGGAGTTCTTGAGGCCATGTGGATCAACAGAAGTTGACTGA
- the P4HA2 gene encoding prolyl 4-hydroxylase subunit alpha-2 isoform X6: protein MKLWVSMLLVAWFGVLGCVQAEFFTSIGHMTDLIYAEKDLVLSLKEYILVEEAKLSKIKSWANKMEALTSKSAADPEGYLSHPVNAYKLVKRLNTDWPALEDLVLQNSAAGFIANLSVQRQFFPTDEDETGAAKALMRLQDTYKLDPDTISKGELPGTKYQAVLSVDDCFGMGRSAYNEGDYYHTVLWMEQVLKQLDAGEEATTSKAQVLDYLSYAVFQLGDLHRALELTRRLLSLDPSHERAGGNLRYFERLLEEEREKMLLNHTEAELAPQEGIYERPVDYLPERDIYESLCRGEGVKLTPRRQKRLFCRYHHGNGTPQLLIAPFKEEDEWDSPHIVRYYDVMSDEEIERIKEIAKPKLARATVRDPKTGVLTVASYRVSKSSWLEEDDDPVVARVNLRMQHITGLTVKTAELLQVANYGMGGQYEPHFDFSRRPFDSGLKTEGNRLATFLNYKDEQDAFKRLGTGNRVATFLNYMSDVEAGGATVFPDLGAALWPKKGTAVFWYNLLRSGEGDYRTRHAACPVLVGCKWVSNKWFHERGQEFLRPCGSTEVD, encoded by the exons ATGAAACTCTGGGTATCCATGTTGCTGGTGGCCTGGTTTGGTGTCCTGGGCTGTGTGCAGGCTGAATTCTTTACTTCTATTG GGCACATGACAGACCTGATTTATGCAGAGAAGGACCTAGTGCTGTCCCTGAAGGAGTACATCTTGGTGGAGGAAGCCAAGCTCTCCAAGATTAAGAG CTGGGCCAACAAAATGGAAGCCCTGACCAGCAAGTCAGCTGCTGACCCTGAAGGCTACCTGTCCCACCCTGTGAATGCCTATAAACTGGTGAAGCGGCTAAACACAGACTGGCCTGCGCTGGAGGACCTTGTCCTGCAGAACTCAGCTGCAG GCTTTATTGCCAACCTGTCAGTGCAGCGACAGTTCTTTCCCACTGATGAAGATGAAACGGGAGCCGCCAAGGCCTTGATGAGACTTCAGGACACATACAAACTGGACCCAGACACAATTTCCAAAGGGGAGCTTCCAG GAACCAAGTACCAAGCAGTGCTGAGTGTGGACGACTGCTTTGGGATGGGCCGCTCGGCCTACAATGAAGGAGACTATTACCACACAGTGCTGTGGATGGAACAGGTGCTGAAGCAGCTCGATGCAGGGGAGGAGGCCACCACATCCAAGGCCCAGGTGCTGGACTATCTGAGCTATGCCGTCTTCCAGTTGGGTGACCTGCACCGTGCCCTGGAGCTCACCCGCCGACTGCTCTCCCTTG ACCCGAGCCATGAACGAGCTGGAGGGAATCTGCGCTACTTTGAACGGTTgttggaggaagaaagagaaaagatgttATTGAATCACACAGAAGCTGAGCTAGCACCCCAGGAAGGCATATATGAGAGGCCTGTGGACTACCTGCCCGAGAGGGATATCTACGAGAGCCTCTGTCGTGGGGAGGGTGTCAAACTG ACACCCCGAAGGCAGAAGAGGCTTTTCTGTAGGTACCACCATGGCAACGGGACACCACAGCTGCTCATCGCCCCTTTCAAAGAGGAGGATGAGTGGGACAGTCCACACATCGTCAGGTACTACGATGTCATGTCTGACGAGGAAATCGAGAGGATCAAGGAAATTGCAAAACCCAAA CTTGCACGAGCCACTGTTCGTGATCCCAAGACAGGTGTTCTCACTGTTGCCAGCTACAGAGTTTCCAAAAG CTCCTGGCTGGAGGAGGATGACGACCCTGTTGTGGCTCGGGTGAATCTTCGGATGCAGCACATCACAGGCCTAACAGTAAAGACTGCAGAATTGTTGCAG GTTGCTAATTATGGAATGGGAGGACAGTATGAGCCACACTTTGACTTCTCTAGG CGACCTTTTGACAGCGGCCTCAAAACGGAGGGAAATAGGTTAGCGACGTTTCTTAACTAT AAGGATGAGCAAGATGCTTTCAAGCGTTTAGGGACGGGGAATCGTGTGGCCACGTTCTTAAACTAC ATGAGTGATGTGGAAGCTGGTGGTGCCACTGTCTTTCCTGATCTGGGGGCTGCACTTTGGCCTAAGAAG GGCACGGCTGTATTCTGGTACAACCTCCTGCGGAGTGGGGAAGGTGACTACCGAACGAGACATGCTGCCTGCCCCGTGCTTGTGGGCTGCAAGTGGG TCTCCAATAAGTGGTTCCATGAACGAGGACAGGAGTTCTTGAGGCCATGTGGATCAACAGAAGTTGACTGA
- the P4HA2 gene encoding prolyl 4-hydroxylase subunit alpha-2 isoform X2, which yields MKLWVSMLLVAWFGVLGCVQAEFFTSIGHMTDLIYAEKDLVLSLKEYILVEEAKLSKIKSWANKMEALTSKSAADPEGYLSHPVNAYKLVKRLNTDWPALEDLVLQNSAAGFIANLSVQRQFFPTDEDETGAAKALMRLQDTYKLDPDTISKGELPGTKYQAVLSVDDCFGMGRSAYNEGDYYHTVLWMEQVLKQLDAGEEATTSKAQVLDYLSYAVFQLGDLHRALELTRRLLSLDPSHERAGGNLRYFERLLEEEREKMLLNHTEAELAPQEGIYERPVDYLPERDIYESLCRGEGVKLTPRRQKRLFCRYHHGNGTPQLLIAPFKEEDEWDSPHIVRYYDVMSDEEIERIKEIAKPKLARATVRDPKTGVLTVASYRVSKSSWLEEDDDPVVARVNLRMQHITGLTVKTAELLQVANYGMGGQYEPHFDFSRGPLFVAGEAQVQSQVQPGCFPCERPFDSGLKTEGNRLATFLNYMSDVEAGGATVFPDLGAALWPKKGTAVFWYNLLRSGEGDYRTRHAACPVLVGCKWVSNKWFHERGQEFLRPCGSTEVD from the exons ATGAAACTCTGGGTATCCATGTTGCTGGTGGCCTGGTTTGGTGTCCTGGGCTGTGTGCAGGCTGAATTCTTTACTTCTATTG GGCACATGACAGACCTGATTTATGCAGAGAAGGACCTAGTGCTGTCCCTGAAGGAGTACATCTTGGTGGAGGAAGCCAAGCTCTCCAAGATTAAGAG CTGGGCCAACAAAATGGAAGCCCTGACCAGCAAGTCAGCTGCTGACCCTGAAGGCTACCTGTCCCACCCTGTGAATGCCTATAAACTGGTGAAGCGGCTAAACACAGACTGGCCTGCGCTGGAGGACCTTGTCCTGCAGAACTCAGCTGCAG GCTTTATTGCCAACCTGTCAGTGCAGCGACAGTTCTTTCCCACTGATGAAGATGAAACGGGAGCCGCCAAGGCCTTGATGAGACTTCAGGACACATACAAACTGGACCCAGACACAATTTCCAAAGGGGAGCTTCCAG GAACCAAGTACCAAGCAGTGCTGAGTGTGGACGACTGCTTTGGGATGGGCCGCTCGGCCTACAATGAAGGAGACTATTACCACACAGTGCTGTGGATGGAACAGGTGCTGAAGCAGCTCGATGCAGGGGAGGAGGCCACCACATCCAAGGCCCAGGTGCTGGACTATCTGAGCTATGCCGTCTTCCAGTTGGGTGACCTGCACCGTGCCCTGGAGCTCACCCGCCGACTGCTCTCCCTTG ACCCGAGCCATGAACGAGCTGGAGGGAATCTGCGCTACTTTGAACGGTTgttggaggaagaaagagaaaagatgttATTGAATCACACAGAAGCTGAGCTAGCACCCCAGGAAGGCATATATGAGAGGCCTGTGGACTACCTGCCCGAGAGGGATATCTACGAGAGCCTCTGTCGTGGGGAGGGTGTCAAACTG ACACCCCGAAGGCAGAAGAGGCTTTTCTGTAGGTACCACCATGGCAACGGGACACCACAGCTGCTCATCGCCCCTTTCAAAGAGGAGGATGAGTGGGACAGTCCACACATCGTCAGGTACTACGATGTCATGTCTGACGAGGAAATCGAGAGGATCAAGGAAATTGCAAAACCCAAA CTTGCACGAGCCACTGTTCGTGATCCCAAGACAGGTGTTCTCACTGTTGCCAGCTACAGAGTTTCCAAAAG CTCCTGGCTGGAGGAGGATGACGACCCTGTTGTGGCTCGGGTGAATCTTCGGATGCAGCACATCACAGGCCTAACAGTAAAGACTGCAGAATTGTTGCAG GTTGCTAATTATGGAATGGGAGGACAGTATGAGCCACACTTTGACTTCTCTAGG GGCCCCCTCTTTGTTGCTGGAGAAGCCCAAGTCCAGAGCCAAGTGCAGCCCGGCTGTTTCCCCTGTGAG CGACCTTTTGACAGCGGCCTCAAAACGGAGGGAAATAGGTTAGCGACGTTTCTTAACTAT ATGAGTGATGTGGAAGCTGGTGGTGCCACTGTCTTTCCTGATCTGGGGGCTGCACTTTGGCCTAAGAAG GGCACGGCTGTATTCTGGTACAACCTCCTGCGGAGTGGGGAAGGTGACTACCGAACGAGACATGCTGCCTGCCCCGTGCTTGTGGGCTGCAAGTGGG TCTCCAATAAGTGGTTCCATGAACGAGGACAGGAGTTCTTGAGGCCATGTGGATCAACAGAAGTTGACTGA